One genomic window of Sodaliphilus pleomorphus includes the following:
- a CDS encoding transglutaminase-like domain-containing protein: protein MRVRLLTAASIFLIFIQAMAGANIDSAYNAKKQLVGFNLDEKGLNNEERQALHFLYAYAPLCDVTDYSQDFYIANVRQTLLTREQMPWGKTIPSGIFMHFVLPLRVNNEPLDSARLVFYKQLKDRVKGLSMKDAILEVNHWCHEHVTYQPSDSRTSSPLQSVKTATGRCGEESTLTVAALRAVGIPARQVYTPRWAHTDDNHAWVEAWADGKWWFMGACEPEAVLNLGWFNAPASRALLMHTRVFGDYDGPEETVLKTSNYTEVNLVGNYAETAKIQFTIVDTQGKPVPNARVEFKIYNYAEFYTAVTKWADAAGRVSLTAGKGDMLVWASRDGQYGWTKATFGKDTALTVKIARHTALPRSIDIVPPPEHPVLPDVPAALTARNKQRLEQEDAMRNAYTATFITPDKAQAYPEEQRPYLVKSRGNHQVILDFLNKYSGQQERALKLLSTLTDKDLRDVTMQVLDDNMTARSNQLSPRVEAEPLRPFKHFFEQKFAAEATRYKANPQLLVEWIKKNIRLNPDTKALRYAQSATGVYNYRIADERSRDIFFVDVARSLGIDARKDAVTGKVQYRNSGSNSWIDVKWDKTGQAKATPQGTLVLDYTPIPLHDDLSYYIHFTISKMTGGRMVLQNYDENNCTWASTFKNGAQLDTGTYVLVTGSRMASGTVLATVREFKIEAGHTTTVPLTMRQATGDQVAVIGNFDSESRFNRVDSKSCTIASTPVSLLSCTGRGYYVLGIVGMGQEPSNHALRDIAKVEIGRPVVLLLEDEAAVRKFNASDFNLPAEGITYGVDPDHKILNALKSELKLASDQMPVFVIADTFNRIVYYRQGYTINMGEELRTILGKLK from the coding sequence ATGAGAGTGAGACTCCTTACCGCGGCATCGATTTTCCTCATCTTTATCCAGGCAATGGCAGGTGCCAACATCGACAGCGCCTACAATGCCAAGAAACAGCTCGTGGGCTTCAATCTCGACGAGAAAGGGCTGAACAACGAGGAGCGGCAAGCACTGCACTTTCTCTACGCCTACGCCCCGTTGTGCGACGTGACCGACTACAGCCAGGACTTCTACATCGCCAATGTGAGGCAAACCCTGCTCACCCGCGAGCAGATGCCCTGGGGAAAAACGATACCCAGCGGCATCTTCATGCACTTTGTGCTGCCGCTGCGCGTCAACAACGAGCCGCTCGACAGCGCCCGGCTTGTGTTTTACAAGCAGCTGAAAGACCGCGTGAAAGGCCTGAGCATGAAAGACGCCATACTCGAGGTGAACCACTGGTGCCACGAGCATGTGACCTACCAGCCCAGCGACTCGCGCACCTCGTCGCCGCTGCAGAGCGTGAAGACGGCTACCGGGCGTTGCGGCGAGGAGAGCACGCTCACCGTTGCGGCACTGCGCGCAGTGGGCATTCCGGCACGACAAGTCTACACCCCACGCTGGGCCCACACCGACGACAACCATGCCTGGGTCGAGGCCTGGGCCGACGGCAAGTGGTGGTTTATGGGCGCCTGCGAACCCGAGGCCGTGCTCAACCTGGGGTGGTTCAACGCCCCGGCATCGCGGGCACTGCTCATGCACACACGTGTCTTTGGCGACTATGACGGGCCCGAGGAGACCGTGCTCAAGACAAGCAACTACACCGAGGTGAACCTCGTGGGAAACTATGCCGAGACGGCCAAGATACAGTTCACCATCGTCGACACCCAGGGGAAACCTGTGCCCAACGCACGTGTGGAATTCAAGATCTACAACTATGCCGAGTTTTACACGGCAGTCACCAAGTGGGCCGATGCCGCAGGCCGCGTGAGCCTCACTGCCGGCAAGGGCGACATGCTCGTGTGGGCAAGCCGCGACGGCCAGTATGGGTGGACCAAAGCCACATTTGGCAAGGACACCGCGCTCACCGTCAAGATAGCCCGCCACACTGCCTTGCCCCGCTCTATCGACATAGTGCCGCCGCCCGAGCACCCCGTGCTGCCCGACGTGCCGGCTGCACTGACCGCCCGCAACAAGCAGCGCCTCGAGCAGGAAGACGCGATGCGCAATGCCTACACTGCCACCTTCATCACCCCCGACAAGGCCCAGGCTTATCCCGAGGAGCAACGCCCCTATCTGGTGAAATCGCGTGGCAACCACCAGGTGATACTCGACTTTCTCAACAAGTACAGCGGCCAGCAAGAGCGCGCGTTGAAGCTACTGAGCACACTCACCGACAAGGACTTGCGCGATGTGACCATGCAAGTGCTCGACGACAACATGACAGCCCGCAGCAACCAGCTTTCGCCCCGGGTCGAGGCCGAGCCGCTGCGCCCATTCAAGCATTTCTTTGAGCAGAAGTTTGCCGCCGAGGCCACACGGTACAAAGCCAACCCGCAACTGCTCGTGGAGTGGATAAAAAAGAACATACGACTCAACCCCGACACCAAGGCGCTGCGCTACGCCCAGTCGGCTACAGGAGTGTACAACTACCGCATCGCCGACGAGCGCAGCCGCGACATCTTCTTTGTCGACGTGGCCCGCAGTCTCGGCATCGACGCCCGCAAAGATGCCGTGACCGGCAAGGTGCAATACCGCAACAGCGGCAGCAACAGTTGGATCGATGTGAAATGGGACAAGACCGGCCAGGCCAAAGCCACGCCGCAGGGCACGCTTGTGCTCGACTACACCCCCATCCCGCTGCACGACGACTTGTCCTACTATATACACTTCACCATAAGCAAGATGACAGGCGGCCGCATGGTGCTGCAAAACTACGACGAGAACAACTGCACCTGGGCATCGACCTTCAAGAATGGCGCACAGCTCGACACGGGCACCTATGTGCTGGTGACTGGCAGCCGCATGGCCAGCGGCACCGTGCTGGCAACAGTGCGCGAGTTCAAAATCGAGGCAGGGCACACCACCACAGTGCCACTCACGATGCGGCAAGCCACGGGCGACCAGGTGGCAGTGATAGGCAACTTCGACAGCGAGTCGCGCTTCAACCGGGTCGACAGCAAGTCGTGCACCATTGCCTCAACCCCCGTGAGCTTGCTATCGTGCACTGGCCGCGGCTACTATGTGCTGGGCATCGTGGGCATGGGGCAGGAGCCCAGCAACCACGCCTTGCGCGACATTGCCAAGGTCGAAATAGGCCGCCCCGTGGTGCTGCTCTTGGAAGACGAAGCCGCAGTGCGCAAGTTCAACGCCAGCGACTTCAACCTGCCGGCCGAGGGCATCACCTATGGTGTCGACCCCGACCACAAGATACTCAACGCCCTCAAGAGCGAGCTCAAGCTCGCAAGCGACCAGATGCCCGTGTTTGTCATTGCCGACACCTTCAACCGCATCGTCTACTACAGGCAAGGCTACACCATCAACATGGGCGAGGAGCTGCGCACGATACTGGGCAAGCTCAAGTAG
- a CDS encoding SPFH domain-containing protein — MGLFNSFKEKVLNEFIDIIEWTDDTADTMVWRFPRYQAEIKNGAQLTVRESQVAVLVNEGQFADIYQPGRYQLTTSNMPILTTLKGWKYGFNSPFKVDVYFVNTKQFLNLRWGTSNPITLRDPEFGPIRLRAFGSYCFQVQSDPTKFMKGVAGTSGNYTTDMVSEQLRNHIITKFTDYLAESKIAALDLAANLNEFSEALKEYLKKEFDDYGIDLTKFLVENISLPEAVEKALDQRTSMGIIGSGQVNAGNMNAFTQMQFANSLEDGANNPMGSNSGLASGAMGMGMGLAMAQQMTNQMTQPMQQQAPAMAPPPIQQQPSYYTAVNGAQSGPYNMQQLMQMAQQGQLKTDTMVWTQGMAGWAAAGTVQALSSLFTSNTPPPPPPAI, encoded by the coding sequence ATGGGACTATTTAATTCTTTTAAAGAAAAAGTGCTCAATGAGTTTATCGACATCATTGAGTGGACCGACGACACGGCCGACACCATGGTGTGGCGGTTTCCCCGCTATCAAGCCGAGATCAAAAACGGTGCACAACTCACCGTGCGAGAGAGCCAGGTGGCAGTGCTGGTGAACGAAGGTCAGTTTGCCGACATCTACCAGCCAGGCCGCTACCAGCTCACGACAAGCAACATGCCCATTCTCACCACGCTCAAGGGGTGGAAATACGGGTTCAACTCACCCTTCAAGGTCGACGTTTACTTTGTCAACACCAAGCAGTTTCTCAACCTGCGCTGGGGCACGTCCAATCCTATCACGCTGCGCGACCCCGAGTTTGGGCCCATACGCCTGCGGGCATTCGGCTCTTACTGTTTCCAGGTGCAAAGCGACCCCACCAAGTTTATGAAAGGCGTGGCCGGCACCAGCGGCAACTACACCACCGATATGGTGAGCGAGCAGCTGCGCAACCACATCATCACCAAGTTTACCGACTACCTGGCCGAGTCAAAGATTGCCGCCCTTGACCTGGCAGCCAACCTCAACGAGTTCTCCGAGGCCCTCAAGGAATACTTGAAAAAGGAATTTGACGACTACGGCATCGACCTCACCAAGTTTCTTGTCGAAAACATCTCGTTGCCCGAGGCCGTGGAAAAAGCCCTCGACCAGCGCACCAGCATGGGCATAATAGGCAGCGGCCAGGTAAACGCCGGCAACATGAACGCCTTCACGCAGATGCAATTTGCCAACTCTCTCGAGGATGGCGCCAACAACCCCATGGGAAGCAATAGCGGGCTGGCCAGCGGTGCTATGGGCATGGGTATGGGCCTGGCCATGGCACAGCAGATGACCAACCAAATGACGCAACCCATGCAGCAGCAGGCGCCAGCGATGGCTCCACCGCCCATTCAACAGCAGCCCAGCTACTACACGGCTGTGAACGGAGCACAGAGCGGCCCCTACAACATGCAGCAACTCATGCAGATGGCGCAGCAAGGCCAGCTCAAGACTGACACAATGGTGTGGACACAAGGCATGGCAGGTTGGGCGGCTGCAGGCACAGTACAGGCACTGTCGTCGCTGTTCACAAGCAACACGCCGCCACCACCGCCGCCAGCAATTTAA
- a CDS encoding putative sugar nucleotidyl transferase, which yields MKNIIIFDDNDVRKQLLPITYTRPITKIRVGITTIEEKWQALLGGGTYSYLTASYLKKKFPTTLRSQNLLVAGHVIPTPQLARQALALKSGEAIVDSEGQLIAFNGSAQDFDNHNYATTLAPVEPPTAIKHLWDIFALNGEVLRSDYERITAGRQSQPLPPSCTVIGDPGQIFIEKGASVEGACLNTKGGPIYIGENVEVMEGACVRGPFAACHDAKVRIGAKVYGATTLGPYCKIGGEVENTVMIGYSNKAHEGFLGDAVIGEWCNIGGGTTASNLKNDYSEIRLWNYATQRFDHTGLQFCGPIMGDHCKTGVNCMLNTATVLGVGVNVYGAGFPRNFVASFMEGGSTSGFKDVKMRPFLATAKRVMARHGIELTPDDCDMLEAIYKLAKKYK from the coding sequence ATGAAGAATATAATTATCTTTGACGACAATGATGTGAGGAAGCAATTGCTCCCCATCACCTACACAAGACCCATAACCAAAATAAGAGTAGGCATCACAACCATCGAGGAGAAGTGGCAGGCCCTGCTGGGAGGAGGCACCTATAGCTATCTCACGGCCTCCTACCTGAAGAAGAAGTTCCCCACCACGCTGCGCAGCCAGAACCTGCTGGTTGCCGGCCACGTCATCCCCACCCCGCAGCTGGCCCGGCAGGCGCTGGCCCTGAAAAGCGGAGAGGCCATCGTCGACAGCGAGGGGCAACTCATTGCCTTCAACGGCAGCGCGCAGGACTTCGACAACCACAACTATGCCACCACCCTGGCGCCAGTCGAGCCCCCCACGGCAATCAAGCACCTGTGGGATATTTTCGCGCTCAACGGCGAGGTACTGCGCAGCGACTATGAGCGCATCACCGCCGGCAGGCAGTCGCAACCCCTGCCGCCATCATGCACAGTGATAGGCGATCCCGGCCAGATATTTATCGAAAAAGGTGCCAGCGTCGAGGGCGCGTGCCTCAACACCAAAGGCGGCCCTATATATATAGGTGAAAACGTCGAGGTGATGGAGGGGGCATGCGTGCGCGGCCCCTTTGCCGCCTGCCACGATGCCAAGGTGCGCATCGGGGCCAAGGTGTATGGCGCCACCACCCTGGGACCCTACTGCAAGATAGGGGGTGAGGTGGAAAACACCGTGATGATAGGCTACAGCAACAAGGCTCACGAGGGATTCCTGGGCGATGCCGTGATAGGTGAATGGTGCAACATAGGCGGCGGCACCACGGCCTCCAATCTCAAGAACGACTACAGCGAGATTCGGCTATGGAACTATGCCACACAGCGCTTTGACCACACCGGGCTGCAATTTTGCGGGCCCATCATGGGCGACCACTGCAAGACGGGCGTGAACTGCATGCTCAACACTGCCACCGTGCTGGGCGTGGGCGTCAACGTGTACGGGGCCGGATTCCCGCGCAACTTTGTTGCCTCGTTTATGGAGGGCGGGAGCACCAGCGGGTTCAAAGACGTGAAGATGCGCCCCTTTCTGGCCACAGCCAAGAGGGTGATGGCCCGCCACGGCATAGAGCTCACCCCCGACGACTGCGACATGCTCGAAGCCATCTACAAACTTGCAAAGAAATATAAATAA
- a CDS encoding HEAT repeat domain-containing protein, translating into MKKSILILAIAALLTSCFQTKDKGGMENSEANNSPAMKLLNSVDFTKEGLVSMVKSKDVLTDVEYEALILAYSKVGIDKDRLELDNNPVSSATSEVMKDHKAPANANEIKKKLLNNEYPQVRGYVVSSFKSIFGTSSSDCNELVKMLKEEKNDYVIKCGIKTLANEMKEPAVAEFIFSQVGNKHPAIRTQCAYAIGNSWTEGVKGAKEAVLKLMNDKDPDVQKAMYRSCGKLHDPTLVPEIVKALNDPAKVDLHSDCVKSLYAMWYDYPFHKQTNKEAYEATLAYFKKTPRTDKDPAWNSVGELATQAESNYAQWRSKATYFKPEEYVAVMSDIAKDINANWLARKAAIKVIKKIGKPSDLEAVKKAIESNSNDSKKDLVIRD; encoded by the coding sequence ATGAAAAAATCAATTTTAATTTTAGCAATTGCAGCACTCCTCACCTCGTGTTTCCAAACCAAAGACAAGGGAGGCATGGAAAATTCCGAAGCCAACAACAGCCCGGCTATGAAACTGCTCAACAGCGTAGACTTCACCAAGGAAGGGCTTGTGAGCATGGTCAAGAGCAAGGATGTGCTCACCGATGTTGAATATGAAGCCTTGATACTGGCCTACTCCAAGGTGGGCATCGACAAGGACCGCCTCGAACTCGACAACAACCCCGTGTCGAGTGCAACCTCCGAAGTGATGAAAGACCACAAAGCCCCCGCCAATGCCAACGAAATCAAGAAAAAACTCTTGAACAACGAGTATCCCCAAGTGAGAGGCTATGTGGTGAGCAGCTTCAAGTCGATCTTCGGCACCTCGAGTTCCGACTGCAACGAACTCGTGAAAATGCTCAAAGAGGAAAAAAACGACTATGTGATAAAATGCGGCATCAAGACTCTGGCCAACGAAATGAAAGAGCCTGCTGTGGCCGAGTTTATCTTCTCGCAAGTGGGCAACAAGCATCCTGCCATTCGCACCCAGTGCGCCTATGCCATAGGCAACTCGTGGACTGAAGGCGTGAAAGGGGCCAAAGAGGCCGTGCTGAAGCTGATGAACGACAAGGATCCCGACGTGCAGAAAGCCATGTACAGATCTTGCGGCAAGCTGCACGACCCCACGCTCGTGCCCGAAATCGTGAAGGCGCTCAACGACCCTGCCAAGGTCGACCTGCACAGCGACTGCGTGAAAAGCCTCTACGCCATGTGGTATGACTATCCTTTCCACAAGCAGACCAACAAAGAGGCCTATGAGGCCACTCTGGCTTACTTCAAGAAAACTCCGCGCACCGACAAAGACCCGGCATGGAACAGCGTGGGCGAACTTGCAACGCAGGCCGAATCCAACTATGCCCAATGGCGCAGCAAGGCCACCTATTTCAAGCCCGAAGAGTATGTTGCCGTGATGAGCGACATCGCCAAGGACATCAATGCCAACTGGCTGGCAAGAAAGGCAGCGATCAAGGTGATCAAGAAAATAGGCAAGCCAAGCGACCTTGAAGCTGTGAAAAAGGCTATCGAGAGCAACTCCAACGACAGCAAGAAAGATTTGGTCATCAGGGATTGA
- a CDS encoding L,D-transpeptidase translates to MKRIIIIMAALVMAVTCSASGKSERVCHKGDGSFIVISKRDLNLKVYRPEANGDTTLLATFPACLSKRTGNKQRKGDMKTPESPAGKPFYISMMQDASTWRHDFHDGRGSILAYGHWFLRLVTPGHSGIGIHGSTNNRSSVPGRDSEGCIRLLDEDIIKLHDRYAYVGMRVYIKHEGEELYPWEKHAKKPNK, encoded by the coding sequence ATGAAAAGAATTATCATTATCATGGCAGCACTCGTCATGGCCGTCACTTGCAGTGCATCGGGCAAGAGCGAGAGAGTGTGCCACAAGGGCGACGGCTCGTTTATCGTAATTTCAAAGCGCGACCTCAACTTGAAAGTGTACCGCCCCGAAGCCAACGGCGACACTACCCTGCTGGCCACATTCCCGGCATGCCTGAGCAAGCGCACTGGCAACAAGCAGCGCAAGGGCGACATGAAGACGCCCGAGTCGCCTGCCGGAAAGCCCTTCTACATCTCGATGATGCAAGACGCCTCGACCTGGAGGCACGACTTTCACGACGGCCGGGGCAGTATTCTGGCCTATGGGCACTGGTTCCTGCGGCTGGTAACTCCAGGGCACAGCGGCATAGGCATACATGGGAGCACCAACAACCGCTCCTCGGTGCCTGGACGCGACAGCGAGGGTTGCATACGCCTTCTCGACGAGGACATCATCAAGCTTCACGACCGCTATGCCTATGTGGGCATGCGAGTCTATATCAAGCATGAGGGCGAAGAGCTCTACCCGTGGGAAAAGCACGCCAAGAAGCCAAACAAATAA
- a CDS encoding IS1380-like element IS612 family transposase, with protein MAKIQIKSEKLTPFGGIFSIMEKFDSMLSPVIDSTLGQRCSSIFGYQFSEIVRSLMSVYFCGGSCVEDVTSQLMRHLSYHPTLRTCSSDTILRAIKELTQENISYTSDQGKTYDFNTADKLNTLLINALVSTGELKEIEEYDVDFDHQFLETEKYDAKPTYKKFLGYRPGVYVIGDKIVYIENSDGNTNVRFHQADTHKRFFALLESQNIRVNRFRADCGSCSKEIVSEIEKHCKHFYIRANRCSSLYNDIFALRGWKTEEINGIQFELNSILVEKWEGKCYRLVIQRQRRNSGDLDLWEGEYTYRCILTNDYKSSTRDIVEFYNLRGGKERIFDDMNNGFGWSRLPKSFMAENTVFLLLTALIHNFYKTIMSRLDTKAFGLKKTSRIKAFVFRFISVPAKWIMTARQYVLNIYTENRAYAKPFKTEFG; from the coding sequence ATGGCAAAAATACAAATTAAATCTGAGAAACTCACACCTTTTGGAGGAATTTTTTCAATCATGGAGAAATTTGACTCCATGCTTTCACCCGTTATCGACTCAACACTGGGTCAGAGATGCAGCAGTATCTTCGGATATCAGTTCAGCGAGATAGTCCGTTCGCTGATGAGCGTTTATTTCTGTGGCGGCTCATGCGTGGAAGACGTAACGTCACAACTGATGCGCCATCTCTCGTATCATCCTACCCTTCGTACATGCAGCTCTGATACCATCCTCAGAGCCATCAAGGAACTGACACAGGAAAACATCTCCTATACTTCCGACCAAGGCAAGACCTATGATTTCAATACTGCAGACAAACTCAACACATTGCTTATAAACGCTTTGGTTTCTACAGGCGAGTTGAAGGAAATTGAGGAATACGATGTTGACTTTGACCATCAGTTCCTTGAAACGGAGAAGTATGATGCAAAACCGACCTACAAAAAGTTCCTCGGCTACAGGCCTGGCGTATATGTTATCGGTGACAAGATAGTCTATATCGAGAACAGCGATGGTAACACGAATGTGCGTTTTCATCAGGCAGACACCCATAAGAGATTCTTCGCTCTTCTGGAATCCCAGAACATCCGTGTAAATCGCTTCAGGGCAGACTGCGGTTCCTGCTCGAAGGAAATCGTCAGTGAGATAGAGAAGCATTGCAAACATTTCTACATCCGTGCCAACCGATGCAGTTCGCTCTACAATGACATCTTTGCTCTGAGAGGATGGAAGACGGAGGAGATTAACGGCATCCAGTTCGAACTCAATTCCATTCTCGTTGAGAAATGGGAAGGCAAGTGCTATCGTCTTGTCATCCAGAGACAAAGACGCAACAGTGGCGACCTTGACCTGTGGGAAGGCGAATACACTTACCGTTGTATTCTGACCAACGATTACAAGTCATCGACAAGGGACATTGTTGAATTCTACAATCTGCGTGGCGGCAAGGAACGTATCTTTGACGACATGAACAACGGATTCGGTTGGAGCAGGCTCCCCAAGTCATTCATGGCGGAGAATACTGTCTTTCTTCTGCTTACTGCATTGATACACAATTTCTACAAGACCATCATGAGCAGGCTTGACACCAAGGCTTTTGGGCTCAAGAAAACGAGTCGCATAAAGGCTTTTGTCTTCAGATTCATCTCCGTACCTGCCAAGTGGATCATGACTGCAAGGCAATACGTGCTGAATATCTACACAGAGAACCGAGCTTATGCAAAACCCTTCAAAACAGAATTCGGATAA
- a CDS encoding helix-turn-helix domain-containing protein, which translates to MKFLSNGRQCPWQVQKKQSDKCLKKGDYKTYISGFKKCLARARQAGDTASVLYSCAYISQAYLFLENSDSVKYYLNCIDTRSKHSDEVQLKVLLANIKGLYAIKFEMNLSKALDAFQTGYRLSLSNDIENKASTQISFLLNMGNIFFIRSDVQGMDYAKRALSLVQHNSVDDFRRSLVYINMAMMQQLAGRHEEAFHNIKIADSIASREHLKIVKPDISLLYANYYRFKNDYGEARKYYENVLADSVVSDDGTRCLTLLNYGKLFEKQGDLPHAIACYKKGLWVSSRFGNTEFRKDFYHRLSHMLYVNGDHREAVECFNRYWIYLDSLAPLKQEQRFNSLMRSYQQAKYENAIQRSELELMKAKRRSLYVIFALVIFFIVMVTLLLLFRRQRAMYHQLYKQHQKYLNSLKTEPVAVDKSKQEDSDKMTELFGKIEQLMEEEKIYRHKDISLASLSDRLNSNKTYISNAINRFSGQSFRDYLASLRIRDAVMVISDPNNTVPLKQLADELGFNSISVFNKTFQNKTGLPPGQYRKEARKERPRE; encoded by the coding sequence ATGAAATTTCTTTCTAATGGGCGGCAATGCCCTTGGCAAGTGCAGAAGAAGCAGTCCGACAAGTGCTTGAAAAAAGGCGACTACAAGACCTATATATCAGGATTCAAGAAATGCCTGGCTCGTGCAAGGCAGGCTGGCGATACCGCGTCGGTTCTCTATTCCTGTGCCTATATTTCGCAAGCCTATCTTTTCCTTGAAAACAGCGATTCGGTCAAGTACTACCTGAACTGTATCGACACCAGGTCGAAGCACAGCGACGAAGTCCAGCTCAAGGTTTTGCTTGCCAACATTAAGGGGCTTTATGCCATCAAGTTTGAAATGAACTTGTCGAAAGCCCTCGATGCGTTCCAGACGGGGTACCGCCTTTCGCTCAGCAATGACATTGAGAACAAAGCGTCTACACAGATTTCTTTCCTGCTCAATATGGGCAACATCTTTTTCATTCGTTCCGATGTGCAGGGCATGGATTACGCCAAGCGGGCGTTGTCGCTGGTGCAGCATAACTCGGTCGATGACTTTCGCCGCAGCCTGGTCTATATCAACATGGCCATGATGCAGCAGTTGGCAGGCAGGCACGAAGAGGCTTTCCACAACATCAAGATTGCCGACAGCATTGCCAGCCGTGAACACCTCAAGATTGTTAAGCCCGATATTTCACTGCTTTACGCCAATTATTACCGCTTTAAGAACGACTATGGCGAAGCGCGAAAGTATTACGAAAATGTCCTGGCCGACTCGGTTGTCTCCGACGACGGCACGCGCTGCCTGACTCTTCTCAACTACGGCAAGTTGTTCGAGAAGCAGGGCGATTTACCTCATGCCATTGCCTGTTACAAGAAAGGCTTGTGGGTGTCGTCCAGGTTTGGCAACACCGAGTTCCGAAAGGACTTCTATCATCGCCTGTCGCACATGCTCTATGTCAATGGCGATCACCGTGAAGCGGTGGAATGTTTCAATAGGTACTGGATTTATCTCGATAGCCTGGCGCCCTTGAAGCAGGAACAGCGGTTCAATAGCCTCATGCGTTCCTATCAGCAAGCGAAGTATGAGAACGCGATTCAGCGCAGCGAGCTGGAATTGATGAAGGCGAAACGCCGCAGCCTTTATGTGATTTTCGCGCTTGTCATTTTCTTTATTGTCATGGTCACCCTGCTGCTGCTCTTCCGCAGGCAGCGTGCCATGTACCACCAGCTTTACAAGCAGCATCAAAAGTACTTGAACAGCCTCAAGACCGAACCTGTGGCAGTAGACAAGAGCAAGCAGGAGGACAGCGACAAGATGACCGAGCTATTTGGAAAGATAGAGCAGCTCATGGAGGAGGAGAAAATCTATCGCCACAAGGATATTTCACTGGCTTCGCTATCGGATAGGCTCAACTCCAACAAGACCTATATCTCCAATGCGATCAATCGTTTTTCGGGGCAGTCGTTTCGTGACTATCTTGCATCTTTGCGCATTCGTGACGCGGTGATGGTGATTTCCGACCCCAATAATACAGTACCCTTGAAACAGCTGGCCGATGAGCTGGGATTCAACTCAATTTCGGTCTTCAACAAGACTTTCCAGAATAAAACGGGACTTCCTCCCGGTCAATATCGAAAAGAGGCGAGGAAAGAGCGTCCGCGCGAGTGA